The Fragaria vesca subsp. vesca linkage group LG2, FraVesHawaii_1.0, whole genome shotgun sequence genome includes a window with the following:
- the LOC101291306 gene encoding uncharacterized protein LOC101291306, translating to MLSQSEKVGGAQWNPNRHQFLSDLIVSCNLFDIGFAGQQFTWARKEGNTIILQERLDRALIDENWLLKWPETNLSHLTRLGSDHTPIVLSTDNVSRKGIPLFRFESYWAEEPESSRIVEECWLGVTNGRPISTWNSNLNRCKKSLKSWSRSKFPKSLKVKIKACIEELDDLQVLEPFSSSDKQVELSSKLSELWIKEEKFWHQRSRVKWLKSGVFGFLERIGSEKSLNISSKGFSQVEWDFLEAALLQFGFARPWVNLVLACVSSVSFSIVLNGKPGRYFSPSRGLRQGDPLSPYLFLIVSEALSLRLTKAVNEKHLLGIKLCRGCPTLSHLFFADDALFFVKATLSNVSKLAAIFEEYCRASGQVISREKSSIFFSPNTPAQMARLMCELMGFVEVENPGKYLGLPTIWGRLKKDALSYITERINRKLDGWKEKNLSWAGKETLIKSVAMVIPSFPMSCFLLPKYLGNQINSAISNFWWGKSESINKIHWICWESLGRAKAVGGLGFKDLHHFNLALLAKQCWRILSQPNSMWAMVLKARYFPNTGFMEAGKGHRPSWSWSSMIAARDLIAKGCCWQVMNGKSIRIWQDIWVPPPHVGALIPNPSQSTLPPMSHVHTLIDWNQKSWRLDMIANLFQPEGMSISSSSSSATSSHSIDKRIWKSIWAIKTLSKIRLFLWRAIWFGSSLGLRIDRTSITTIDSWLLKSLDLLANVSERKNFLTSWSFIVWCIWKSRCAFVYRGVSVCPRFTISSASLLENEFRSANVPVLGTTNHSPPETIPTTWSPPPVGWVKVNSDAAWLPSSSAGLGVIIRDSSGRVIGGLAEAAVIPSVEGAEAEAILRGVELAISLNLKQIIVESDSKQLISELLSSSVRSWRTYPALETIRRRSLMFDRCTWNWTPRSTNQAAHHAAMLARRTEDPLRWAEEPPLSMVSVLRNDGLPCPPPATD from the exons ATGCTATCCCAATCAGAGAAGGTTGGTGGTGCACAGTGGAATCCTAATAGGCATCAGTTCCTAAGTGATCTCATAGTCTCTTGTAATCTGTTTGACATTGGTTTTGCTGGTCAACAATTTACTTGGGCAAGAAAGGAAGGTAACACTATCATCCTACAAGAGAGATTAGATCGGGCCTTAATTGATGAGAACTGGTTGTTAAAGTGGCCAGAGACCAACCTGTCTCATTTGACACGTCTGGGCTCTGACCATACTCCCATTGTACTTTCTACTGATAATGTTAGCAGGAAAGGAATTCCTCTTTTCAGATTTGAGTCCTATTGGGCTGAGGAACCTGAATCATCTCGAATAGTGGAGGAGTGTTGGTTGGGGGTTACTAATGGGAGACCCATTAGCACTTGGAACTCTAACCTAAACCGATGCAAAAAAAGTCTCAAAAGCTGGAGTAGAAGCAAATTCCCAAAGAGTTTAAAAGTGAAGATAAAGGCATGTATCGAGGAACTTGATGATCTACAGGTTTTGGAGCCTTTCTCTAGTTCAGATAAACAAGTTGAACTCAGTTCGAAATTGAGCGAGCTATGGATCAAGGAGGAGAAATTTTGGCATCAAAGGTCCAGGGTCAAGTGGCTCAAGTCGG GGGTATTTGGGTTTTTGGAGAGGATCGGATCAGAGAAGAGTTTGAACATCAGTTCCAAGGGATTTTCACAA GTTGAATGGGATTTCCTAGAGGCTGCTCTGCTTCAATTTGGATTTGCTAGACCATGGGTCAATCTGGTACTTGCGTGTGTATCTTCAGTTTCCTTTTCTATAGTTCTGAACGGTAAACCAGGCAGGTATTTCTCTCCAAGCAGGGGTCTGAGGCAGGGGGACCCCTTATCCCCTTATTTGTTCTTAATCGTTAGTGAGGCACTCTCTCTAAGGTTAACAAAGGCAGTGAATGAGAAACATCTATTGGGGATTAAGCTTTGCAGGGGATGCCCTACCTTATCTCACCTATTTTTTGCCGACGATGCATTATTCTTTGTGAAGGCTACATTAAGCAATGTGAGTAAGCTAGCTGCTATTTTTGAGGAATACTGTAGAGCTTCGGGGCAGGTGATTAGCCGAGAGAAATCAAGCATTTTCTTTTCTCCTAACACCCCAGCACAAATGGCAAGACTAATGTGTGAGCTTATGGGATTTGTGGAGGTGGAAAACCCAGGAAAGTACCTGGGATTGCCTACTATATGGGGAAGATTGAAGAAAGATGCTCTCAGCTACATCACAGAGAGAATTAATCGAAAACTTGATGGTTGGAAGGAAAAAAATCTCTCTTGGGCTGGAAAGGAGACTCTCATAAAATCAGTAGCCATGGTTATTCCATCGTTCCCCATGTCATGTTTTCTATTGCCTAAGTATCTTGGCAATCAAATTAATTCGGCTATTAGTAATTTTTGGTGGGGAAAGAGCGAGTCCATCAACAAAATTCACTGGATTTGCTGGGAGAGCTTAGGCAGGGCCAAGGCAGTTGGTGGGCTCGGTTTCAAGGATCTACACCATTTCAACCTGGCACTATTAGCAAAGCAATGCTGGAGAATTTTATCTCAGCCTAATTCTATGTGGGCTATGGTTCTCAAAGCTCGGTATTTCCCTAACACAGGGTTCATGGAGGCTGGAAAGGGTCATAGGCCCTCTTGGAGTTGGTCCAGCATGATTGCAGCAAGAGATTTAATTGCCAAAGGTTGTTGTTGGCAAGTAATGAATGGCAAATCTATCCGTATATGGCAGGATATTTGGGTTCCTCCTCCCCATGTTGGAGCTCTGATTCCAAATCCATCCCAATCTACACTTCCTCCTATGTCTCATGTTCACACTCTGATCGACTGGAATCAGAAAAGCTGGAGGTTAGATATGATTGCAAACCTATTTCAGCCAGAG GGAATGTCTATATCATCTAGTTCATCTAGTGCTACCTCTTCTCACTCTATCGACAAGAGGATCTGGAAATCAATTTGGGCAATTAAAACTCTTTCGAAGATCCGGTTGTTTCTGTGGAGG GCTATTTGGTTTGGTTCCTCACTCGGATTACGAATTGACAGAACTAGCATAACTACTATAGACAGTTGGCTCTTGAAATCACTAGATTTACTGGCAAATGTAAGTGAGAGGAAAAACTTTCTAACCTCTTGGAGCTTCATTGTCTGGTGTATTTGGAAGAGTCGATGTGCATTTGTATACCGTGGTGTCTCTGTATGCCCTCGCTTCACCATCTCATCGGCATCTTTACTGGAGAATGAATTCCGGTCTGCAAATGTACCGGTCCTCGGAACAACAAATCATAGCCCACCCGAAACTATCCCCACTACTTGGTCGCCGCCGCCGGTGGGATGGGTAAAGGTGAATAGTGATGCGGCCTGGTTACCTTCGTCATCGGCTGGACTGGGGGTGATCATCAGAGACTCCAGCGGAAGGGTAATCGGAGGTTTGGCTGAAGCTGCAGTCATCCCTTCCGTTGAAGGCGCCGAAGCCGAGGCCATCCTTAGAGGAGTGGAGCTAGCAATTTCTTTGAACCTGAAACAGATTATTGTTGAATCAGATTCCAAACAATTAATCTCAGAACTTTTGAGTTCATCTGTGAGAAGCTGGAGGACTTACCCAGCATTGGAGACAATAAGAAGACGAAGTCTGATGTTTGATCGATGTACTTGGAACTGGACACCAAGATCGACAAATCAAGCTGCTCACCATGCAGCTATGCTTGCCAGGCGGACTGAGGATCCTCTGCGATGGGCTGAAGAGCCACCTCTTTCCATGGTTTCTGTACTGCGCAATGATGGCTTGCCGTGTCCCCCGCCGGCGACTGATTAG
- the LOC101315291 gene encoding uncharacterized protein LOC101315291, which yields MSEIRDEFGNPVPLTDQYGNPVQLTDELGRPIHLSGIATTEGAQGQAIRTGEHHTGTQGSTGTGLHIPGTGTHAPGTGVHVPGTGQHVPGTGAHIPGTGIHVPGTGEHVPGTGAHVPGTGAHVPGTGAHMPGMTAGDGVGLMAAVHVTDKPKTVGEHLHQERHTGVAGEHRRSSSSSSSEEDDGKGGRIRKKKGLKEKIKETFGGKHKDEHPQAGPTFKTPTTTPQEHEKKGMMEKIKEKLPGHHAH from the exons ATGTCTGAAATCCGAGACGAGTTCGGCAACCCCGTCCCGCTCACCGACCAGTATGGCAACCCAGTTCAATTGACAGACGAGCTAGGCCGCCCCATACACCTCTCTGGCATCGCCACCACCGAGGGCGCACAAGGCCAAGCCATCCGTACCGGAGAGCACCACACCGGTACACAAGGCTCTACAGGCACCGGTCTCCACATCCCTGGCACGGGGACACACGCTCCAGGCACCGGTGTTCATGTCCCCGGCACCGGCCAACACGTTCCGGGCACAGGTGCACACATTCCGGGGACGGGCATACATGTCCCGGGTACAGGTGAACATGTTCCGGGGACAGGTGCACATGTCCCGGGTACAGGTGCTCATGTTCCGGGCACTGGTGCTCACATGCCGGGAATGACTGCGGGTGATGGTGTTGGTCTGATGGCTGCCGTGCACGTAACCGATAAACCCAAAACTGTAGGTGAGCATCTTCACCAGGAACGCCACACCGGCGTGGCCGGTGAACACCGTCGCAGCTCTAGCTCTAGCTCT TCGGAGGAGGATGACGGGAAAGGAGGGAGGATTAGGAAGAAGAAGGGACTGAAGGAGAAGATAAAGGAAACCTTTGGAGGTAAGCACAAGGATGAGCATCCGCAGGCGGGGCCAACCTTCAAGACCCCAACGACTACTCCACAAGAGCATGAGAAGAAAGGCATGATGGAGAAGATCAAGGAGAAGTTGCCTGGTCACCATGCCCACTGA